The following proteins are co-located in the Planococcus plakortidis genome:
- a CDS encoding YceD family protein — MKIAIQQLQKYRNDGMPIDQYVQLDEVKKRNSDIRAVSPIHVTGHCTIGSQQMTCMLHLEGTLTLPCARTWEDVEYPLSIDTVEIFDWSEKGREEGEDEYVHAVTTEVIDLQPILEELIALEVPIQVFKEDSEQTVIKGGNDWSYSTDEEVQAEKEEAQSKPDPRLADLAKYFDQTDE; from the coding sequence ATGAAAATAGCGATTCAACAGCTACAAAAGTATCGTAACGACGGGATGCCGATTGACCAATACGTTCAATTGGATGAGGTGAAAAAGCGCAATAGCGATATTCGCGCCGTATCTCCTATACACGTCACAGGACACTGTACGATTGGTTCGCAACAAATGACGTGCATGCTCCATCTTGAAGGGACGCTTACGCTGCCCTGCGCACGGACTTGGGAAGATGTCGAATACCCGCTCAGCATCGACACCGTGGAAATCTTCGATTGGTCTGAAAAAGGCCGTGAAGAAGGCGAGGACGAATATGTCCACGCGGTAACGACTGAAGTCATTGATCTTCAGCCGATCTTGGAAGAGCTGATTGCCCTTGAAGTGCCAATACAGGTCTTCAAGGAAGACTCGGAACAAACCGTCATCAAGGGCGGCAACGACTGGTCTTATTCGACAGATGAAGAAGTTCAGGCCGAGAAGGAAGAAGCACAATCAAAACCGGATCCAAGACTGGCTGATTTAGCCAAGTATTTCGATCAGACAGATGAATAG
- a CDS encoding enoyl-CoA hydratase/isomerase family protein, translated as MAYIIETKNQVMRFTIDRPHIRNAVNSEVMEGFEELAKRAREEDIRYVIITASGEQAFCSGGDLSVFHELKTEQQAWPMLSRMGEALYRIKTIPVPVIALVNGTAVGGGCEIATACDYRLVRSHAKCGFIQGTLAITSGWGGGTYLFESLKHDAALKMLSEARAYTATELLENGWASAIIEENGDIDRFLASMNNVLPSVHRAYKAIAIRKWQETNLKLRVDQEIRECARLWAEEAHHQAVDGFLNKSKK; from the coding sequence ATGGCATACATAATTGAAACGAAAAATCAGGTGATGAGGTTTACGATCGACCGGCCGCATATTCGCAATGCCGTCAATAGTGAAGTGATGGAAGGGTTTGAAGAACTCGCAAAGCGCGCCAGAGAAGAAGACATACGTTATGTCATCATCACGGCATCTGGCGAGCAGGCATTTTGTTCAGGCGGTGACTTGTCCGTTTTTCATGAACTGAAAACAGAACAGCAGGCGTGGCCGATGCTCAGCCGTATGGGGGAAGCTCTGTACCGCATCAAGACGATCCCTGTCCCGGTCATTGCGCTCGTCAACGGCACGGCAGTCGGCGGCGGCTGCGAAATAGCGACGGCTTGCGACTACCGCCTTGTCAGAAGCCATGCCAAATGCGGGTTCATCCAAGGGACACTTGCCATCACAAGCGGCTGGGGAGGCGGCACCTATCTTTTTGAATCCTTGAAGCATGACGCAGCGCTCAAGATGCTTAGCGAGGCGCGCGCCTATACGGCGACTGAATTGCTGGAGAATGGCTGGGCCAGTGCCATCATCGAGGAAAACGGGGATATTGACCGGTTCCTGGCATCGATGAACAATGTGCTGCCATCCGTCCACCGTGCGTATAAAGCCATAGCGATCCGCAAATGGCAGGAGACGAATTTGAAACTGCGGGTCGACCAAGAGATCCGCGAGTGCGCCAGGTTATGGGCAGAGGAAGCGCATCATCAGGCTGTAGACGGATTTTTAAACAAAAGCAAAAAATAA
- a CDS encoding ketopantoate reductase C-terminal domain-containing protein, with translation MKFAIIGGNAQALLLAHLLEKQGDVQLIATNEAQAAELNAHGLVCGTEKQRIAVYTDLEQVDPDAYIFITVHSEELPPMLRLLKIRRPSNPLVFIQQGMLYVEKARLLAHRQIAAGTLDCDAVKVNTHEITYTKTPQLNFGLLKGEPSHFEPLLAVDHMAVQWVEDIEKRLFEQLLRDSLINPLTALMKIEKGQLITDPNAYELFRNLYNEMYLAFPEIESVQPIERVAAYCASRPEEISSMLADRMAGDPMDVDGLMLYILQVSKLDLPLFKAFYHLLKTVEEN, from the coding sequence ATGAAATTCGCAATTATCGGCGGAAACGCCCAGGCATTGTTGCTCGCACATTTATTGGAAAAACAAGGGGATGTTCAGCTGATCGCCACGAATGAAGCACAAGCTGCTGAACTTAACGCACATGGCCTTGTATGTGGGACAGAAAAACAGCGCATTGCTGTCTATACCGACCTGGAACAAGTGGACCCGGATGCTTATATATTCATTACGGTCCATTCAGAAGAACTGCCGCCTATGCTGAGGCTGTTGAAGATCCGCCGCCCGAGCAATCCGCTCGTGTTTATCCAGCAGGGCATGCTCTATGTCGAAAAAGCCCGCTTGTTGGCGCACCGGCAGATTGCAGCCGGCACATTGGACTGCGATGCGGTCAAAGTCAACACGCATGAAATTACGTACACAAAAACGCCTCAGCTCAACTTTGGCTTATTGAAAGGCGAGCCTTCGCATTTCGAACCGCTTTTGGCTGTAGACCATATGGCTGTGCAGTGGGTGGAGGATATCGAGAAGCGGCTGTTCGAACAGCTATTGAGGGACAGCCTCATCAATCCATTGACGGCCTTGATGAAAATCGAAAAAGGCCAATTGATCACCGACCCGAACGCCTACGAATTATTCCGCAACTTGTATAATGAGATGTATTTGGCATTTCCGGAAATCGAAAGCGTACAGCCGATCGAACGCGTCGCCGCTTATTGTGCGTCACGCCCAGAAGAAATCTCGTCCATGCTTGCAGACCGCATGGCGGGGGACCCGATGGATGTAGATGGGCTGATGCTGTATATCCTGCAGGTTTCAAAATTGGATCTGCCCTTGTTCAAAGCGTTTTACCATTTATTGAAGACTGTTGAGGAAAACTGA
- the rpmF gene encoding 50S ribosomal protein L32 — MAVPFRRTSKTAKRKRRTHFKLSVPGMVACPSCGESKLAHHVCKACGSYKGKEVVASK, encoded by the coding sequence ATGGCTGTACCGTTCAGAAGAACATCCAAAACCGCTAAAAGAAAACGCCGTACGCATTTCAAGCTATCCGTACCTGGTATGGTAGCGTGCCCAAGCTGTGGCGAAAGTAAATTGGCTCACCATGTCTGCAAAGCATGTGGATCATACAAAGGCAAAGAAGTAGTAGCTAGCAAATAA
- the rsmH gene encoding 16S rRNA (cytosine(1402)-N(4))-methyltransferase RsmH produces the protein MFNHTTVLLHETVDGLNIRPDGIYVDCTLGGAGHSEYLAQQLSDQGHLYCFDQDVTAIEHAKEKLKDHLHKITFIHANFKYLKEELEKRGVGQVDGILYDLGVSSPQLDTPERGFSYHHDAPLDMRMDQSAELSAYHVVNEWRYEDLVRIFYRYGEEKFSKQIARKIEAAREQHPIETTAQLVECIKDGIPAPARRKGGHPAKRVFQAIRIAVNDELGAAETSLQDAIDMLAVGGRISVITFHSLEDRLTKALFKEASSLPELPPNLPVIPEGLEPKLKLITRKPILPSEEELAHNNRSRSAKLRIAEKIKL, from the coding sequence TTGTTCAATCATACTACAGTTTTGCTGCATGAAACTGTCGATGGGCTGAACATTCGTCCTGATGGCATATATGTAGACTGTACACTCGGCGGTGCCGGCCATAGCGAATATTTGGCCCAGCAGCTATCCGATCAGGGACATCTGTACTGCTTTGATCAGGATGTAACAGCAATCGAGCATGCAAAAGAAAAACTGAAAGACCATTTACATAAGATCACTTTTATCCATGCAAACTTCAAGTATCTAAAGGAAGAGTTGGAGAAGCGTGGAGTCGGGCAAGTCGACGGCATCTTGTATGACCTTGGCGTTTCGTCGCCACAACTCGATACGCCGGAACGTGGATTCAGTTACCATCACGACGCGCCGCTCGACATGCGTATGGACCAAAGCGCGGAACTGAGCGCTTACCACGTGGTCAACGAATGGCGCTATGAAGATCTCGTACGCATCTTCTACCGCTATGGGGAAGAGAAATTCTCCAAGCAAATCGCCCGGAAAATCGAGGCGGCCAGGGAACAGCATCCGATCGAAACGACGGCACAGCTGGTTGAATGCATCAAAGATGGCATACCGGCACCTGCGAGGCGCAAAGGCGGGCATCCGGCCAAACGCGTCTTCCAGGCAATCCGCATCGCAGTGAATGACGAACTCGGCGCTGCCGAAACCTCCTTGCAGGATGCGATCGATATGCTTGCAGTCGGAGGAAGAATCAGTGTCATTACGTTCCATTCTCTCGAAGACCGGTTGACAAAAGCTTTATTCAAGGAAGCTTCATCGCTTCCCGAACTGCCCCCGAACTTGCCGGTAATCCCGGAGGGGCTTGAACCGAAACTGAAATTAATCACCCGAAAACCGATCCTGCCATCTGAAGAA
- a CDS encoding acetyl-CoA carboxylase biotin carboxyl carrier protein subunit has protein sequence MKQLTATMAGTVLNISVSEGESVSAGQAIMTLESMKMEIPVEAEFGGKVEKIDVEVGSFVNEGDTLVTLGE, from the coding sequence ATGAAACAACTAACAGCAACCATGGCCGGGACGGTCTTGAATATTTCAGTATCCGAAGGGGAGTCCGTCTCTGCGGGACAGGCGATCATGACCCTCGAATCCATGAAAATGGAAATTCCGGTCGAAGCGGAATTTGGCGGGAAAGTCGAAAAAATCGATGTGGAAGTTGGCAGCTTTGTCAATGAAGGGGACACATTGGTAACGCTCGGCGAATAA
- a CDS encoding DUF3397 family protein, which translates to MEWVSTAGNVLLYVPFILFLFVYALTYKSKKSKALGIAADVTAFLLFFSVPASIELLFGMEVQPFIFMAALLLAIFLLIREWKTQKELEVVKFLRKVWRICFLALSAIYAAAWLAGLVFLAVESFR; encoded by the coding sequence ATGGAATGGGTATCTACTGCCGGGAACGTATTGCTTTACGTCCCGTTTATCTTGTTTTTATTTGTCTATGCTTTGACCTATAAATCAAAGAAAAGCAAAGCGCTCGGCATCGCGGCCGATGTCACTGCTTTTCTGCTGTTCTTTTCGGTGCCGGCTTCGATTGAGCTGCTGTTTGGCATGGAAGTCCAGCCTTTCATCTTCATGGCCGCTTTATTATTGGCGATTTTTCTGCTGATCCGTGAATGGAAAACCCAGAAAGAACTGGAAGTGGTTAAATTCCTGCGCAAAGTCTGGCGCATTTGCTTTTTGGCATTGTCGGCCATTTATGCGGCCGCTTGGCTTGCCGGGCTCGTCTTTTTAGCGGTCGAATCATTCCGCTAA
- the mraZ gene encoding division/cell wall cluster transcriptional repressor MraZ — protein sequence MFMGEFQHNVDAKGRLIVPAKYRELLGEHFVITRGLDQCLFGYPMNEWNKIEEKLKEMPVTKKDARAFTRFFFSGAQEVELDKQGRVNIPANLLSYAKIEKECVILGVSNRFEIWAKEAWEAYFEESEESFNEIAENLTDFDF from the coding sequence ATGTTCATGGGCGAATTTCAACACAATGTTGATGCTAAGGGCAGATTAATCGTTCCTGCAAAATACCGTGAATTGCTGGGTGAACACTTTGTCATCACCCGGGGCCTGGATCAGTGCTTATTTGGTTATCCGATGAATGAATGGAATAAAATTGAAGAAAAATTAAAAGAAATGCCAGTCACGAAAAAAGACGCACGTGCTTTCACCCGTTTTTTCTTTTCAGGGGCCCAGGAAGTGGAACTTGATAAGCAGGGGCGCGTCAATATACCTGCCAACCTTTTGTCGTATGCCAAAATCGAAAAAGAGTGCGTCATCCTCGGCGTCTCCAACCGGTTTGAAATATGGGCGAAAGAGGCGTGGGAAGCGTATTTCGAAGAATCCGAAGAATCCTTTAATGAAATTGCTGAAAACTTAACTGACTTTGATTTTTAA
- a CDS encoding acyl-CoA carboxylase subunit beta has protein sequence MTKTTETTGYNTRLEEKLSKIFAGGQEKYHEKLKESNKLFVRDRLNLLFDDGDYIEDGRFANVEAGDLPADGVVTAIGKVNGETVCVMANDSTVKAGSWGSRTVEKIIRIQETAEKMQVPMLYLVDSAGARITDQLEMFPNRRGAGRIFHNQVRMSGMVPQVCLLFGPSAAGGAYIPAFCDIVIMVEGNASMYLGSPRMAEKVIGEKVSLEEMGGARMHCTVSGVGDVLVSTEEEAISEARRYMAFFPANFAGKPEVLEAKAKKAGRSLEEIIPENQNAPFDMYELIDQLIDEGSFFDIKKLFAPELITGLARIDGKAVGIIANQPKVKGGVLFGDSADKGAKFINLCDAFSIPLLFLADVPGFMIGTKVERAGIIRHGAKFISAMSAATVPKISVIVRKAYGAGLYAMAGPAFEPDVCIALPTAQIAVMGPEAAVNAVYSNKIEAIEDPKERLAYVQQKHQEYKEEINIYRLASELIVDEIVAPYALREELSKRLSIYATKDLPLPYRKHPIIPV, from the coding sequence ATGACGAAAACGACTGAAACAACGGGATATAATACAAGGCTTGAAGAAAAGCTTTCCAAGATTTTCGCAGGCGGGCAAGAGAAATACCATGAGAAGTTGAAAGAAAGCAATAAATTGTTCGTCCGCGACCGTCTAAATCTGCTGTTTGATGACGGTGATTACATTGAAGACGGCCGTTTCGCGAATGTGGAAGCGGGCGATCTTCCGGCAGACGGCGTCGTCACGGCGATCGGCAAGGTGAACGGCGAAACCGTTTGCGTCATGGCCAACGACTCCACCGTTAAAGCAGGTTCATGGGGTTCGCGGACGGTGGAGAAAATCATCCGCATCCAGGAAACGGCTGAAAAGATGCAAGTGCCGATGCTTTACCTGGTCGACTCTGCAGGTGCACGCATCACCGATCAATTGGAGATGTTCCCGAACCGCCGCGGCGCCGGGCGCATTTTCCACAACCAAGTGCGCATGTCCGGAATGGTGCCGCAAGTATGCTTATTGTTCGGCCCATCAGCAGCGGGCGGGGCATACATTCCGGCCTTTTGCGATATCGTCATCATGGTCGAAGGCAACGCCTCCATGTATTTGGGATCGCCGCGCATGGCGGAAAAAGTCATCGGGGAAAAAGTGTCGCTCGAGGAAATGGGCGGCGCGCGCATGCATTGCACTGTCAGCGGCGTAGGGGATGTTCTCGTCTCCACTGAGGAAGAGGCGATTTCTGAAGCGCGCCGCTATATGGCATTCTTCCCGGCGAATTTTGCCGGCAAGCCGGAAGTGCTTGAAGCAAAAGCGAAGAAGGCGGGACGGAGCCTGGAAGAGATCATTCCGGAAAACCAGAACGCGCCGTTTGATATGTATGAATTGATCGATCAATTGATCGATGAAGGCAGTTTCTTCGACATCAAGAAGTTGTTCGCACCGGAATTGATTACCGGACTTGCACGCATCGATGGGAAAGCGGTCGGCATCATCGCCAACCAGCCGAAAGTGAAAGGCGGGGTGCTGTTCGGGGATTCTGCGGATAAAGGGGCGAAATTCATCAATCTTTGTGATGCGTTCTCGATTCCGCTCCTGTTCCTCGCCGATGTCCCTGGATTCATGATCGGGACGAAAGTGGAACGCGCAGGCATCATCCGCCATGGCGCCAAGTTCATCTCCGCGATGAGTGCGGCGACTGTGCCCAAAATATCTGTCATCGTCCGCAAAGCCTATGGTGCCGGTTTATATGCAATGGCCGGCCCGGCATTCGAGCCTGATGTGTGCATTGCGCTACCTACAGCGCAAATTGCCGTCATGGGACCTGAGGCAGCGGTCAATGCAGTCTATTCCAACAAGATCGAAGCGATTGAAGACCCGAAAGAACGCCTTGCCTATGTCCAGCAGAAGCATCAGGAATACAAAGAAGAAATCAATATTTACCGGTTGGCATCAGAGCTCATTGTCGATGAAATCGTAGCGCCATATGCACTCCGCGAGGAATTGTCCAAGCGCTTATCGATTTATGCGACGAAAGATTTGCCTTTGCCATATCGAAAACATCCGATCATTCCTGTATAA
- a CDS encoding acetyl-CoA carboxylase biotin carboxylase subunit, which translates to MKKILIANRGEIARRIIRTCDRLGIETIAIHSEADGELPYVSEATEASAIGPNPVAQSYLQADNIIEEALKRNAEAIHPGYGLLSENAEFARKVTEAGLIFIGPKPEVIETMGDKLGSRRTMKQAGVPVVPGTAEGVSDIEAAVLEAREIGYPLMLKASAGGGGIGMVLCENEQALTQQFESVKNRAKAYFGNDIVYLEKFIANARHIEVQIFGDESGNIVHLYERNCSVQRRNQKVIEESPSPDLPESARTKLCEAAVQAARAVGYTNAGTVEFIVDENDDFYFLEMNTRLQVEHPITEEVTGVDLVEWQINVARGQTLPGQETIRTNGHSIEYRIYAEDPKTFFPSPGTLTVLKWGPGARIETGYEEGNKVTPFYDPMIAKVVLTGASREEVLEKSRKFFDETAIDGVKTNLPLFDRFIESEPFTTGNYATAVLAQWLTQQKEEKTV; encoded by the coding sequence ATGAAAAAAATCCTTATTGCCAACCGGGGCGAAATTGCGCGGCGCATCATTCGCACATGCGACCGCCTCGGCATCGAAACCATCGCGATCCACTCCGAGGCGGATGGGGAACTGCCATATGTGAGTGAAGCGACAGAAGCATCAGCGATCGGCCCAAATCCGGTCGCGCAATCCTATTTACAAGCAGATAATATCATTGAAGAAGCACTAAAGCGCAATGCGGAAGCGATTCATCCAGGCTATGGCCTGCTGTCGGAAAACGCGGAGTTCGCGCGCAAAGTTACAGAAGCGGGACTAATCTTTATCGGCCCGAAACCTGAAGTCATCGAAACGATGGGCGATAAGCTCGGCTCCAGGCGCACGATGAAACAAGCTGGTGTGCCTGTCGTTCCAGGGACAGCTGAAGGGGTATCAGACATTGAAGCAGCTGTATTGGAAGCGCGGGAGATCGGCTATCCGTTGATGTTGAAAGCGAGTGCAGGCGGTGGCGGCATCGGTATGGTGTTGTGTGAAAATGAGCAAGCGCTCACTCAGCAGTTCGAATCGGTCAAGAACCGTGCCAAGGCGTACTTCGGAAACGACATTGTCTATTTAGAGAAATTCATTGCCAATGCACGCCACATCGAAGTGCAGATTTTCGGGGACGAGTCAGGCAATATCGTCCACTTGTATGAGCGCAATTGCTCTGTTCAGCGCCGCAACCAGAAAGTCATCGAAGAATCACCGTCACCCGATTTGCCGGAATCCGCCAGAACCAAGCTTTGTGAAGCGGCCGTTCAAGCAGCGCGTGCGGTCGGCTATACAAACGCAGGAACGGTAGAGTTTATCGTCGATGAGAACGACGACTTCTATTTCCTGGAAATGAACACCCGCCTGCAAGTGGAACACCCAATCACTGAAGAAGTGACGGGCGTCGACCTTGTCGAATGGCAAATAAACGTGGCCAGGGGCCAAACTTTGCCCGGCCAGGAGACAATCCGTACAAACGGCCATTCGATCGAATACCGCATCTATGCAGAAGACCCGAAAACATTCTTCCCGTCGCCGGGAACATTGACAGTCTTGAAATGGGGCCCTGGCGCTCGCATCGAAACGGGGTACGAAGAAGGCAATAAAGTGACGCCTTTCTACGACCCGATGATCGCTAAAGTGGTGTTGACAGGCGCTTCACGGGAAGAGGTTTTGGAGAAATCGAGAAAGTTCTTTGACGAAACGGCCATTGACGGGGTTAAAACCAATTTGCCGTTATTCGACCGATTCATTGAATCGGAACCATTTACAACAGGAAACTATGCGACGGCCGTATTGGCTCAGTGGCTTACACAACAAAAGGAGGAAAAAACAGTATGA